In a genomic window of Narcine bancroftii isolate sNarBan1 chromosome 7, sNarBan1.hap1, whole genome shotgun sequence:
- the LOC138738636 gene encoding uncharacterized protein isoform X3, giving the protein MHTRRKCPARRPLQVSERAVSPHAAALTLGRKMGRPPTAALLLLSLISVLKPSNSEVFHGVVGFNLSIPFTIPLNTVEIICTVKGIKVFEWENDTETNYFGAFSERTKLTESRILIQKLQLNDSGVYFLTFISAEGKLEKKSFNLVVHEPLAKPKIYCIRNDSIIHLNCYFEGNDNSSVIIEWKHQDNIVQQDEVIDFSLERTRLTILNPEKSSAYTCHVEQAGHQVKSDPINIQDCSKEGNARVHVILVLILILLIIGIFIVGAYYLRQKYESH; this is encoded by the exons ATGCACACCCGGCGAAAGTGTCCAGCCAGGCGTCCGCTCCAGGTGAGCGAGAGAGCGGTGTCGCCCCACGCGGCCGCATTGACCCTCGGCCGGAAGATGGGGCGCCCTCCAACCGCAGCTCTGCTCCTGCTCAGCCTGA ttTCTGTCCTTAAGCCTTCAAACAGTGAAGTATTTCATGGAGTGGTGGGCTTTaatttatctattcctttcacaaTACCACTGAATACAGTGGAGATTATATGCACAGTTAAAGGTATCAAGGTATTTGAATGGGAAAACGACACAGAGACCAATTATTTTGGAGCATTTTCTGAAAGAACTAAGCTAACAGAAAGTAGAATATTGATCCAGAAGTTGCAACTGAATGATTCAGGAGTTTATTTTCTTACCTTCATATCTGCAGAAGGTaaacttgaaaaaaaaagtttcaacctGGTCGTGCATG AACCACTTGCGAAGCCAAAAATTTACTGCATACGAAATGACTCAATTATTCACCTGAATTGTTATTTTGAAGGCAATGATAATTCTTCTGTTATAATTGAGTGGAAGCATCAAGACAACATAGTTCAGCAAGATGAAGTGATTGATTTCTCTCTGGAGAGAACACGCTTAACGATATTGAATCCTGAAAAATCTAGTGCATATACTTGCCACGTGGAACAAGCAGGACACCAGGTTAAAAGTGACCCTATTAATATACAGGATTGCTCTAAAGAAG GAAATGCTCGTGTACATGTCATTCTGGTTTTGATTTTGATACTTCTGATCATTGGTATTTTCATTGTTGGCGCATATTATCTGCGGCAAAAATACG AGTCACATTGA
- the LOC138738636 gene encoding uncharacterized protein isoform X2: MHTRRKCPARRPLQVSERAVSPHAAALTLGRKMGRPPTAALLLLSLISVLKPSNSEVFHGVVGFNLSIPFTIPLNTVEIICTVKGIKVFEWENDTETNYFGAFSERTKLTESRILIQKLQLNDSGVYFLTFISAEGKLEKKSFNLVVHEPLAKPKIYCIRNDSIIHLNCYFEGNDNSSVIIEWKHQDNIVQQDEVIDFSLERTRLTILNPEKSSAYTCHVEQAGHQVKSDPINIQDCSKEGNARVHVILVLILILLIIGIFIVGAYYLRQKYGKVKNKYEGPCKKNPNVGSSQEVKEETKLQQLDEEANPQVPDGEEAKSELLGDEEIKPQPSGLGN, translated from the exons ATGCACACCCGGCGAAAGTGTCCAGCCAGGCGTCCGCTCCAGGTGAGCGAGAGAGCGGTGTCGCCCCACGCGGCCGCATTGACCCTCGGCCGGAAGATGGGGCGCCCTCCAACCGCAGCTCTGCTCCTGCTCAGCCTGA ttTCTGTCCTTAAGCCTTCAAACAGTGAAGTATTTCATGGAGTGGTGGGCTTTaatttatctattcctttcacaaTACCACTGAATACAGTGGAGATTATATGCACAGTTAAAGGTATCAAGGTATTTGAATGGGAAAACGACACAGAGACCAATTATTTTGGAGCATTTTCTGAAAGAACTAAGCTAACAGAAAGTAGAATATTGATCCAGAAGTTGCAACTGAATGATTCAGGAGTTTATTTTCTTACCTTCATATCTGCAGAAGGTaaacttgaaaaaaaaagtttcaacctGGTCGTGCATG AACCACTTGCGAAGCCAAAAATTTACTGCATACGAAATGACTCAATTATTCACCTGAATTGTTATTTTGAAGGCAATGATAATTCTTCTGTTATAATTGAGTGGAAGCATCAAGACAACATAGTTCAGCAAGATGAAGTGATTGATTTCTCTCTGGAGAGAACACGCTTAACGATATTGAATCCTGAAAAATCTAGTGCATATACTTGCCACGTGGAACAAGCAGGACACCAGGTTAAAAGTGACCCTATTAATATACAGGATTGCTCTAAAGAAG GAAATGCTCGTGTACATGTCATTCTGGTTTTGATTTTGATACTTCTGATCATTGGTATTTTCATTGTTGGCGCATATTATCTGCGGCAAAAATACG gcaaagttaagaataaatatgaaggaccatgcaaaaaaaatccaaatgttgGATCATCACAAG AAGTCAAAGAAGAAACAAAGCTTCAACAATTAG ATGAAGAAGCCAACCCTCAGGTGCCAG ATGGAGAAGAAGCAAAGTCTGAACTGTTGG GGGATGAAGAAATAAAGCCACAACCATCTG
- the LOC138738636 gene encoding uncharacterized protein isoform X4: protein MHTRRKCPARRPLQVSERAVSPHAAALTLGRKMGRPPTAALLLLSLKGKLEKKSFNLVVHEPLAKPKIYCIRNDSIIHLNCYFEGNDNSSVIIEWKHQDNIVQQDEVIDFSLERTRLTILNPEKSSAYTCHVEQAGHQVKSDPINIQDCSKEGNARVHVILVLILILLIIGIFIVGAYYLRQKYGKVKNKYEGPCKKNPNVGSSQEVKEETKLQQLDEEANPQVPDGEEAKSELLGDEEIKPQPSESTDEA, encoded by the exons ATGCACACCCGGCGAAAGTGTCCAGCCAGGCGTCCGCTCCAGGTGAGCGAGAGAGCGGTGTCGCCCCACGCGGCCGCATTGACCCTCGGCCGGAAGATGGGGCGCCCTCCAACCGCAGCTCTGCTCCTGCTCAGCCTGA AAGGTaaacttgaaaaaaaaagtttcaacctGGTCGTGCATG AACCACTTGCGAAGCCAAAAATTTACTGCATACGAAATGACTCAATTATTCACCTGAATTGTTATTTTGAAGGCAATGATAATTCTTCTGTTATAATTGAGTGGAAGCATCAAGACAACATAGTTCAGCAAGATGAAGTGATTGATTTCTCTCTGGAGAGAACACGCTTAACGATATTGAATCCTGAAAAATCTAGTGCATATACTTGCCACGTGGAACAAGCAGGACACCAGGTTAAAAGTGACCCTATTAATATACAGGATTGCTCTAAAGAAG GAAATGCTCGTGTACATGTCATTCTGGTTTTGATTTTGATACTTCTGATCATTGGTATTTTCATTGTTGGCGCATATTATCTGCGGCAAAAATACG gcaaagttaagaataaatatgaaggaccatgcaaaaaaaatccaaatgttgGATCATCACAAG AAGTCAAAGAAGAAACAAAGCTTCAACAATTAG ATGAAGAAGCCAACCCTCAGGTGCCAG ATGGAGAAGAAGCAAAGTCTGAACTGTTGG GGGATGAAGAAATAAAGCCACAACCATCTG
- the LOC138738636 gene encoding uncharacterized protein isoform X1: MHTRRKCPARRPLQVSERAVSPHAAALTLGRKMGRPPTAALLLLSLISVLKPSNSEVFHGVVGFNLSIPFTIPLNTVEIICTVKGIKVFEWENDTETNYFGAFSERTKLTESRILIQKLQLNDSGVYFLTFISAEGKLEKKSFNLVVHEPLAKPKIYCIRNDSIIHLNCYFEGNDNSSVIIEWKHQDNIVQQDEVIDFSLERTRLTILNPEKSSAYTCHVEQAGHQVKSDPINIQDCSKEGNARVHVILVLILILLIIGIFIVGAYYLRQKYGKVKNKYEGPCKKNPNVGSSQEVKEETKLQQLDEEANPQVPDGEEAKSELLGDEEIKPQPSESTDEA; the protein is encoded by the exons ATGCACACCCGGCGAAAGTGTCCAGCCAGGCGTCCGCTCCAGGTGAGCGAGAGAGCGGTGTCGCCCCACGCGGCCGCATTGACCCTCGGCCGGAAGATGGGGCGCCCTCCAACCGCAGCTCTGCTCCTGCTCAGCCTGA ttTCTGTCCTTAAGCCTTCAAACAGTGAAGTATTTCATGGAGTGGTGGGCTTTaatttatctattcctttcacaaTACCACTGAATACAGTGGAGATTATATGCACAGTTAAAGGTATCAAGGTATTTGAATGGGAAAACGACACAGAGACCAATTATTTTGGAGCATTTTCTGAAAGAACTAAGCTAACAGAAAGTAGAATATTGATCCAGAAGTTGCAACTGAATGATTCAGGAGTTTATTTTCTTACCTTCATATCTGCAGAAGGTaaacttgaaaaaaaaagtttcaacctGGTCGTGCATG AACCACTTGCGAAGCCAAAAATTTACTGCATACGAAATGACTCAATTATTCACCTGAATTGTTATTTTGAAGGCAATGATAATTCTTCTGTTATAATTGAGTGGAAGCATCAAGACAACATAGTTCAGCAAGATGAAGTGATTGATTTCTCTCTGGAGAGAACACGCTTAACGATATTGAATCCTGAAAAATCTAGTGCATATACTTGCCACGTGGAACAAGCAGGACACCAGGTTAAAAGTGACCCTATTAATATACAGGATTGCTCTAAAGAAG GAAATGCTCGTGTACATGTCATTCTGGTTTTGATTTTGATACTTCTGATCATTGGTATTTTCATTGTTGGCGCATATTATCTGCGGCAAAAATACG gcaaagttaagaataaatatgaaggaccatgcaaaaaaaatccaaatgttgGATCATCACAAG AAGTCAAAGAAGAAACAAAGCTTCAACAATTAG ATGAAGAAGCCAACCCTCAGGTGCCAG ATGGAGAAGAAGCAAAGTCTGAACTGTTGG GGGATGAAGAAATAAAGCCACAACCATCTG